Proteins encoded within one genomic window of Vanrija pseudolonga chromosome 3, complete sequence:
- the mdl1 gene encoding ATP-dependent permease MDL1, mitochondrial, whose translation MAARGVALLAWQQKLGQQTARQAHIGFRYAAGLGYSSLPPVLSAGRIHAHGHGQLLRAFSSAAATRPTLSIRDAAVVRLGRRFESTEAAKPEEKATSTPTTTATPTPATTPASTSVATKPEKSADTASVGKLISLAKPQWKLLTFGVGMLVVSTGVSLSVPYIIGRIIDFFAPGSKETLLFGMPLEQAALALAAFLLFGALANSARSIALRLAGQKTVAQIRNKTYKQYLALPPSHIESTGVGDALSRLGQDSSIVGQSLSENLGEGLKAVLGTAVGVGAMYLISPKLCGVMLLLFPPISIGSYFYGRYIRQLSLKTQEALGNMSKTAEERLSAHRTVTASNMQPLERARFAQKVNTVFGLQKKETYANGIFQGANEVAGDLAMIGLLIYGGILVQRGEITVGDMTTSLIYVNWIEWSLNTLASFFTGLMRGVGASQRIISLHALDSPVPLSIGAPVTKKDAGAIELRDVAFAYPSRPDVKVLDGVNLRIDQGEQVALVGGSGSGKSSIQLLLLRFYDPTSGQVRFGSKDIRDFEPESWRGRIGYVPQDPVLFGGTIEDNIKYGHPDATRGEVIRAANIAHCDFIERLPEGYDTVITKASLSGGQRQRIAIARALVGHPSVLMMDEATSALDSESERAVNAALDTLFNDTDITVILIAHRLSSIASADRVVYLEGGRVMEDGSYPDLISRPHGRFRKMVQGQLAAIGDPAEDEGPVEPVTPPEEPSSQPAITVNTPAAVAASPFANGQRRHAHTRAAARRSYSSQPPVPEPPVAEAAKDVIKALPPAKDYSTVWQAASAPATPLADLGAGVPAAPEAPLSAYKPVPPFTARRLIGVYSKLSKRNLSVLMTLTATTGFALSPLPLSLPVLLNLTIGTFLTSAAANTINQILEAPIDAQTPRTRVRPLVARLVTPFHAAMFATVCTVAGGAILWFGCNPTTALLGIGNLILYAGVYTPMKRFSVSNTWIGAVVGAITPLMGWTATGGSLWPTAEQPLLLHWPFSDLPIDLPNPLTAWMLAILLFSWQFPHFNALSHMIRPFYAVSGYPMLSVLSPRLNALVSLRHTALLVPICAVLAPLSGSVDWSFALTSALPNAVFLKSAWEFYKRTNETTAKRVFFVSLWYLPAVLVLMLVHKNLYGWLRREMDWENSDEGRKEIRAIEESRASSPAPAAHAPMPAPAFDDIPPDFDFASLFPARPVQPIEEAFSPPDAEFDAVREEAEHRPLEDASFEVEHPAPPSPVTFDAADAVPKRRRRKKADIVAAYHPPLPLGAMPEDGMTRFDWRGRALSRQKHTAGRYWFPEAFRTRVTPPMTKVTEIEPLFDELRRYSEHFVPLLQAEQNEAEHQFEARLKEWPDDKLRREGYMLDKLVANTDFKPSYKVEGKVVTFSRAGSDATKPLPPHLFSAGQAVLWSRTDPLVDAVCEPGAKDTEAKLRGAVLSATRGHVRVVFPSLPDDFDRGTWRIDIGCSDFAYRRQREAIDRLNLDPVQQDMSQFRSGGQVAGPRAIEDEVLDENRRRSNSEQQVLVGTALRDLLLRRFQLDYAPPSMGAPAGDEVVVHDALDMKPSDVDATLSPTMHADEAAPRGVISRNKLIDSWTRRYRTPEGQDPVVVEGDPVVPLNASQTRAIAMMLSERLSLVQGPPGTGKTRVIVETIKLLKQHWQLPHPILVCAHTNVAVDNLLDGLRSHGLKPVRFGTAARVPAHLQDYTFESRMEEHPAFRALERAKEEQKLLRDKMADGAMPAPVRKAHQLRVNQLNGQIFGLKKRLQFEVLADADVVCTTCLSATSRMLDNIDFPFVFLDEASMATEPLSLVPLTKGSSQVAIIGDHKQLPPVIVSEEAQAGGLATSMFERLIHERHIPSIMLDTQYRMHPDISAFSSKTFYNGQLKDGTVGGDGQVRAGLEPPATDFLQVTPEGKRLNVTFLNHDFPESPENQSIANHHEASRVCDIVYDLLDKNPDLRGEDIGVIAPYAAQIRTITEYLHVDPNRQYGFQQVLGAERAMQVADVEVKTVDGFEGREKQVIVFSTVRSNSAGYIGFLSDWRRLNVGLTRAKRGLIILGSARTLAMARTGVYATESLPKDGARVWREFMAHLRANDMVVDEDGG comes from the exons ATGGCCGCAAGAGGCGTGGCCCTGCTCGCCTGGCAGCAAAAGCTGGGGCAGCAGACGGCGCGCCAGGCCCACATCGGTTTCAGGTATGCTGCTGGTCTCGGCTACTCGTCTCTGCCACCGGTGCTGAGCGCTGGACGGATACATGCCCATGGCCATGGCCAGCTGTTGAGGGCGTTCTCGTCGGCTGCCGCTACTCGCCCAACGCTCAGCATCCGCGATGCGGCAGTGGTccgcctcggacgccgcTTCGAATCGACtgaggccgccaagccggAAGAGAAGGCGACGTCCACCCcgaccacgacggcgacgcccaCCCCGGCCACGACACCTGCCTCGACCAGCGTCGCGACCAAGCCTGAAAAGTCGGCAGACACGGCATCGGTCGGCAagctcatctcgctcgccaaGCCGCAGTGGAAGCTGCTGACGTTTGGCGTCGGCATGCTTGTCGTGTCTACCGGCGTCAGTCTGTCCGTCCCTTACATCATCGGTCGTATCATCGATTTCTTCGCCCCCGGATCCAAGGAGACTCTGTTGTTCGGCATGCCTCTCGAACAGGCCGCTCTGGCCCTTGCTGCCTTCCTGCTGTTCGGCGCACTGGCCAACTCGGCCCGCAGCATCGCGCTTCGTCTCGCTGGTCAGAAGACTGTCGCTCAGATCAGGAACAAGACATACAAGCAGTATCTCGCCCTCCCGCCATCACACATTGAAAGCACGGGCGTCGGTGATGCCTTGTCGCGCTTGGGCCAGGACTCGTCTATCGTCGGCCAGAGTTTGAGCGAAaacctcggcgagggtctCAAGGCGGTTCTTGGCACGGCAGTCGGAGTCGGAGCCATGTACCTCATCTCGCCCAAGCTCTGTGGTGTCATGCTCCTGCTCTTCCCTCCTATTTCGATCGGCTCGTACTTTTATGGTCGCTACATTCGCCAGCTGTCCCTCAAGACGCAGGAGGCGCTCGGTAACATGAGCAAAaccgccgaggagcgtcTCTCCGCGCACAGGACAGTCACAGCGTCCAACATGCAGCCTCTGGAGCGTGCTCGCTTCGCTCAAAAGGTCAACACCGTGTTTGGTCTCCAGAAGAAGGAGACGTACGCGAACGGTATCTTCCAGGGTGCAAACGAAGTCGCCGGTGACCTTGCCATGATCGGTCTTCTTATCTACGGCGGTATTCtggtgcagcgcggcgaAATTACCGTCGGCGACATGACCACCTCGCTCATTTATGTCAACTGGATCGAGTGGAGTTTGAACA CTCTCGCGTCGTTCTTTACTGGTCTTATGCGTGGTGTTGGTGCTTCCCAGCGCATCATCTCTCTTCACGCTCTGGACTCGCCCGTTCCCCTTTCTATTGGTGCCCCTGTCACCAAGAAGGACGCTGGTGCTATTGAGCTCCGCGACGTTGCGTTTGCGTACCCCTCGCGCCCCGATGTCAaggtcctcgacggcgtcaaccTCCGCATTGACCAGGGCGAGCAGGTGGCTCTCGTCGGCGGAAGTGGTAGCGGCAAGAGCTCAATCCAGCTGCTTCTTCTCCGCTTCTACGACCCCACGTCGGGCCAGGTCCGCTTCGGCTCCAAGGACATTCGCGACTTTGAGCCCGAGTCGTGGCGTGGCCGCATCGGCTACGTGCCTCAGGACCCTGTGCTCTTCGGCGGTACCATCGAGGACAACATCAAGTACGGCCACCCCGACGCCACGCGCGGTGAGGTCATCCGCGCGGCCAACATTGCCCACTGTGACTTCATCGAGCGCCTGCCCGAGGGCTACGACACGGTCATCACCAAGGCAAGTCTGTCGGgcggccagcgccagcgtATCGCCATTGcgcgtgcgctcgtcggccaccCGTCAGTGCTGATGATGGACGAGGCGACGTCGGCTCTCGACTCGGAGTCTGAGCGCGCCGTCAACGCtgcgctcgacacgcttTTCAACGACACGGACATCACTGTCATTCTCATTGCCCACCGTCTCTCGTCTATCGCGTCGGCTGACCGCGTCGTTTACCTTGAGGGCGGTCGGGTTATGGAGGATGGATCGTACCCCGACCTCATCTCGCGTCCTCACGGCCGCTTCAGAAAGATGGTTCAGGGACAATTGGCCGCGATTGGCGACCCTGCTGAGGATGAGGGACCTGTTGAGCCCGTCACTCCTCCGGAGGAGCCGTCGTCCCAGCCAGCCATCACCGTCAACACCcctgctgccgtcgccgcttCGCCTTTCGCCAACGGCCAGCGCCGTCACGCCCACacccgtgccgccgcccgccgctcctACTCGTCCCAGCCCCCTGTTCCCGAGCCCccggtcgccgaggcggccaaggacgtGATCAAGGCCCTCCCCCCTGCGAAGGACTACAGCACCGTCTGGCAGGCGGCGTCTGCTCCGGCAACTCCCCTGGCTGacctcggtgccggcgtgccggccgccCCCGAGGCTCCTCTCTCGGCATACAAGCCCGTGCCACCTTTCACTGCCCGTCGCTTGATCGGCGTCTACTCCAAGCTGTCGAAGCGCAACCTTTCCGTCCTCATGACGCTGACCGCTACGACCGGATTCGCCCTCTCGCCCCTGCCCCTCTCCCTTCCTGTGCTGCTCAACCTCACAATCGGCACGTTCCTTACTTCGGCCGCGGCCAACACAATCAACCAGATCCTCGAGGCTCCGATTGACGCGCAGACGCCCCGTACCCGTGTCCGtccgctcgtcgcccgtctCGTGACGCCTTTCCATGCCGCGATGTTCGCGACCGTCTGCACtgtcgctggcggcgcgatcCTCTGGTTTGGCTGCAACCCCACGACGGCTCTCCTCGGCATTGGCAACCTGATCCTCTACGCCGGCGTCTACACGCCGATGAAGCGCTTCAGCGTTTCCAACACGTGGATTGGTGCCGTTGTCGGTGCCATCACCCCGCTCATGGGCTGGACGGCCACCGGTGGCTCCCTCTGGCCCACGGCTGAGcagccgctcctcctccactgGCCCTTCTCCGACCTGCCTATCGACCTTCCCAACCCGCTCACCGCCTGGATGCTCGCCATCCTGCTGTTCTCGTGGCAATTCCCCCACTTCAACGCCCTCTCGCACATGATTCGGCCGTTCTACGCCGTGTCCGGCTACCCGATGCTTTCCGTGCTCTCGCCGCGTCTCAACGCCCTCGTGTCATTGCGGCACACGGCGCTTCTGGTACCGATCTGCGCCGTCCTTGCCCCTCTGAGTGGATCGGTGGACTGGTCGTTTGCCCTCACCTCTGCGCTGCCCAAcgccgtcttcctcaagTCCGCGTGGGAGTTTTACAAGCGCACCAATGAGACGACGGCCAAACGTGTCTTCTTCGTCAGCCTGTGGTACCTGCCTGCAGTGCTCGTGCTCATGCTAGTGCACAAGAACCTGTATGGGTGGCTGCGGCGAGAGATGGACTGGGAGAACAGCGAcgagggaaggaaggaaaTACGGGCAATTGAGGAgagccgag cgagctcgcccgcACCGGCAGCACATGCGCCGATGCCGGCTCCGGCGTTCGACGACATCCCGCCCGACTTTGACTTTGCGTCGCTGTTCCCTGCGCGGCCGGTCCAGCCGATCGAGGAggccttctcgccgcccgacgccgagtttgacgccgtgcgcgaggaggccgagcaccggccgctcgaggacgcgtcgttcgaggtcgagcaccctgccccgccgtcgccggtgACGTTtgacgcggcggacgcggtgCCCAAGCGCCGGCGACGCAAAAAGGCCGACATCGTCGCGGCGTACcacccgccgctgccgctcggtGCCATGCCCGAGGACGGGATGACGCGGTTCGACTGGCGCGGACGCGCGCTCAGCAGGCAGAAGCACACCGCGGGGAGATACTGGTTCCCCGAGGCGTTTCGGACACGCGTGACACCGCCCATGACTAAGGTGACCGAGATTGAGCCCCTGTTCGACGAGCTGAGGCGATACTCTGAGCA ctttgtgccgctgctgcaAGCTGAGCAGAACGAGGCGGAACACCAGTTCGAAGCCAGGTTGAAAGAGTGGCCGGATGACAAGCTCCGCCGAGAGGGATACatgctcgacaagctcgtcgcgaACACCGACTTCAAGCCCTCGTACAaggtcgagggcaaggtTGTCACCTTCTCGCGTGCCGGGTCAGATGCGACAAAGCCGCTCCCGCCGCACCTGTTCTCTGCTGGCCAGGCAGTGCTGTGGAGCCGGACGGacccgctcgtcgacgctgtATGCGAGCCGGGAGCCAAGgacaccgaggccaagctccgcggcgccgtgctctccGCCACGCGCGGGCACGTGCGTGTGGTCTTCCCCTCGCTGCCAGACGACTTTGATCGCGGGACGTGGCGAATCGATATCGGGTGCAGCGACTTTGCGtaccgccgccagcgggAAGCGATTGACCggctcaacctcgaccccgtGCAACAGGACATGAGCCAATTCAGGAGCGGCGGCCAGGTCGCCGGGCCGCGGGcgatcgaggacgaggtgctcgatgAGAATCGCAGACGGTCAAACTCGGAGCAGCAGGTGCTCGTGGGGACCGCGTTGCGGGACCTCCTCCTGCGCAGATTCCAGCTCGACTACGCCCCGCCGTCGATGGGCGCGCCGGCTGGCGACGAAGTGGTGGTGCACGACGCGCTTGACATGAAGCCTTCGGACGTGGACGCGACGCTCAGCCCGACGATGCATGCCGATGAGGCCGCGCCCCGCGGCGTCATCTCCCGTAACAAGCTCATTGATAGCTGGACACGACGATACCGCACCCCCGAGGGACAGGACCCGGTGGTCGTTGAGGGCGATCCCGTCGTGCCGCTCAACGCTAGTCAGACGCGGGCGATTGCCATGATGCTCAGCGAGCGGCTGAGCTTGGTGCagggg CCCCCTGGAACCGGCAAGACCCGCGTCATTGTCGAAACGATCAAGCTGCTCAAGCAGCACTGGCAACTCCCCCACCCTATCCTAGTTTGTGCCCACACCAACGTCGCGGTGGACaacctgctcgacggcctgcgTTCGCACGGCCTCAAGCCGGTGCGGTTCGGCacagcggcgcgcgtgcccgCTCATCTCCAAGACTACACATTTGAGAGCAGGATGGAGGAGCACCCCGCGTTCCGCGCACTCGAACgggccaaggaggagcagaAACTGCTGCGAGACAAGATGGCCGACGGTGCCATGCCTGCCCCTGTGCGCAAGGCGCATCAGCTGCGCGTAAACCAGCTCAACGGGCAAATCTTTGGGCTCAAGAAGAGACTGCAGTTTGAGGTGcttgccgatgccgacgtcgTGTGCACGACATGTCTGTCTGCCACTTCGCGCATGCTGGACAACATCGACTTTCCGTTTgtcttcctcgacgaggcaaGCATGGCCACAGAGCCTCTCTCGCTCGTGCCGCTTACGAAGGGCTCGTCACAAGTGGCCATCATCGGCGACCATAAGCAGCTCCCGCCCGTCATTGTgagcgaggaggcgcaggcCGGCGGACTCGCCACCAGCATGTTCGAACGCCTCATCCACGAGCGCCACATCCCGTCCATCATGCTCGACACGCAGTACCGCATGCACCCGGATatctcggccttctccaGCAAGACGTTCTATAATGGACAGCTTAAGGACGGGACGGTGGGCGGTGACGGGCAGGTCCGCGCGGGACTCGAGCCGCCCGCGACGGACTTTTTGCAGGTGACGCCCGAGGGCAAACGCCTCAACGTGACCTTTTTGAATCACGACTTTCCCGAGTCGCCCGAGAACCAGAGCATTGCGAATCACCACGAGGCAAGCCGTGTGTGTGATATCGTGTATGACCTACTGGACAAGAACCCTGATCTGCGGGGCGAGGATATCGGCGTGATTGCGCCGTACGCTGCGCAAATCCGCACGATTACCGAGTATCTCCACGTCGACCCGAATAGACAGTACGGGTTCCAGCAAGTGCTtggtgccgagcgcgcaaTGCaagtcgccgacgtcgaggtcaagaCTGTCGACGGGTTTGAAGGGCGCGAGAAGCAGGTCATCGTCTTCTCGACTGTGCGATCCAACTCGGCGGGATACATTGGTTTCCTGTCCGACTGGCGGCGGCTCAATGTCGGGCTGACGCGAGCCAAGAGG GGCTTGATCATCCTGGGGTCGGCACGGACGTTGGCCATGGCCCGCACGGGCGTGTATGCGACCGAGTCTCTGCCCAAGGACGGTGCGCGGGTGTGGCGCGAGTTCATGGCGCATCTGCGGGCCaacgacatggtggtggacgaggatGGGGGGTAG
- the UTP11 gene encoding U3 small nucleolar RNA-associated protein 11, producing the protein MVNAARKNLMSRRNHKERAQPLHRRKLGLLEKHKDYVHRARDYKSKKDRIKKLREKAAFRNKDEFYWGMIKGKTDNGVAIANRGNEALSVDVVKLLKTQDVGYIKVQIAQDEKKILKLRAQLEVSAPVAGPSSEWTAASELAEVEKLAEMGVVLRPDQTKRKGKGRAPAQGHVVFAEGKEEFDSYGAEEETVEVVEEEEAAPDLGWLAPPEPKKKRKGKAVAVVEEEEEEDDEEERLEEAREHRMELLGNLSALLGRVRLLRQAEARLETTKGLMGKGAARKVREEGFVDDENAPEDRNGERKKFVGKQWKWKLERRK; encoded by the exons ATGGTCAACGCAGCGAGGAAGA ACCTCATGTCGAGGCGCAACCACAAGGAGCGTGCCCAACCGCTTCACCGCCGCAAgcttggcctgctcgagaAGCACAAGGACTATGTCCACCGTGCGCGTGATTACAAGAGCAAGAAGGACCGTATCAAAAAGCtgcgcgagaaggccgccTTCAGGAACAAGGATGAGTTCTACTGGGGCATGATCAAGGGCAAGACAGACAATGGAGTGGCCATCGCCAACCGCGGGAACGAGGCGCTGtccgtcgacgtcgtcaagcTCCTCAAGACGCAGGACGTCGGATACATCAAGGTCCAGATTGCGCAAGACGAGAAGAAGATCCTCAAGCTtcgcgcccagctcgaggtcTCCGCCCCTGTCGCTGGACCAAGCTCAGagtggacggcggcgtctgAGCTCGCAGAGGTGGAGAAGCTCGCAGAGATGGGCGTCGTGCTCCGCCCCGATCAGACAaagcgcaagggcaagggacgcgcgccggcccagGGACACGTTGTGTttgccgagggcaaggaggagt TCGACTCttacggcgccgaggaggagacagtagaggtggtcgaggaggaggaggccgcgccCGATCTTGGATGGCTCGCACCCCCAGAGCcaaagaagaagcgcaagggcaaggctgtGGCTGttgtggaggaggaggaggaagaggacgatgaggaggagaggCTGGAAGAGgcaagg GAACACCGCAtggagctcctcggcaacctCTCAGCCCTGCTTGGTCGCGTCCGCCTGCTCAGGCAAGCCGAGGCCCGTCTCGAGACGACCAAGGGGCTCATGGGCAAGGGTGCGGCACGCAAGGTGCGCGAGGAAGGCTTTGTGGACGACGAGAATGCGCCTGAGGACCGGAATGGCGAGCGCAAGAAGTTTGTTGGCAAGCAGTGGAAGTGGAAGCTTGAGCGGAGGAAGTAG
- the ams2 gene encoding CENP-A multicopy suppressor protein 2 encodes MAQPLTPNRIHQLPVQVSYHLQSSSQTFLATFPGLYQVYVHPNVGGSRVDGAEDEAWGAIYLKTVVQGVVMARRVVMASAYNLLTRCSPEIHPTHPGTPDLSLYVLDPRETFLRKSRAAPAHRFAPHSEVWTGKGLVSWALGEPGAGKSLITGRLVRRAEFVGIGAQEAGLSGLEALAANSSQDREAWGIEVAIGLKSGMSSASMFPGPLHYAVESGMFSGVLPAAPPRQPTPPQVALPPSEATPVDLTSDISMGSEADTATVPAKRPLPKSTGGRPRGRPPKQPKRGPVATQRERLGALDGNQTAARSSPAPPSSRADQFFASIPPELRPDHMSKEHAQKLLQSPAFLRMLEKITGTPMLALAQKEARKSQEAPPTPKCWNCGTIKSTVWRTRNNDEGESVRVCNACGLYYNKTKMMRPPSLWSSVDTPTGLDRTLLPRSAAGEASTFKRTLTMVAEKDAQRIANMRATRSRASSSLPAIPRAMPMTSPPRGPAPLPKNVRNAKFAGTTAVAASSPGGWVDAGPSSCPPSGPVAAADDNTIDPNASPNTNLRRIFGDAMPSLAMPLSDDGAGTAESHTGWNADLSAFFDVDGFSMAPGTSHKSIAKSPALRSQADIKGVSSALRGRDIDLGMAPTSMAASSEDDVFSQLFQRTSSVGNLDASDLGHQPSDTPEPFDFSQLPPSSPPSMPSNLPHSALLLSSPGGSPMDISPRPESEAGSRVSPPALSGLRHSVHADDANEEVDQKPVISAGDQEIQDLLSKLASNGKMSDELLALFNAFPAASTA; translated from the exons ATGGCCCAGCCGCTCACCCCAAACCGCATCCACCAGCTACCTG TCCAAGTCTCGTACCACCTCCAGTCGTCGAGCCAGACCTTCCTCGCAACCTTTCCCGGCCTGTACCAGGTCTACGTGCACCCCAATGTTGGGGGGTCCAGAGTGGATGgcgcagaggacgaggcaTGGGGAGCAATTTACCTCAAGACAGTGGTGCAGGGCGTAGTGATGGCTAG ACGCGTCGTGATGGCGTCCGCCTATAATTTGCTCACGCGGTGCAGCCCCGAAATCCACCCGACTCACCCCGGCACGCCCGACCTGTCATTATATGTCCTCGACCCCCGCGAGACCTTCCTCCGCAAgtcgcgtgccgcgccggcacACCGCTTCGCACCGCACTCGGAGGTGTGGACGGGCAAGGGCCTCGTGTCgtgggcgctgggcgagcCCGGGGCGGGGAAGAGCTTAATTACCGGTAGACTGGTGCGCCGCGCAGAGTTTGTCGGCATTGGTGCCCAGGAGGCGGGGCTGTCAGGCCTggaggcgctggcggccaACAGCAGCCAGGACCGCGAGGCGTGGGGTATCGAGGTCGCCATCGGGCTCAAGTCGGGCATGTCGTCCGCCAGCATGTTCCCTGGCCCCCTGCACTACGCCGTCGAGAGTGGCATGTTTTCCGGAGTGCTCCCTGccgcgccacctcgtcaGCCGACCCCACCGCAGGTGGCGCTTCCACCAAGCGAGGCTACGCCAGTCGACCTCACCTCGGACATTTCGATGGGCAGCGAAgccgacacggcgaccgTGCCTGCAAAGCGCCCACTGCCAAAGTCGACTGGTGGTCGTCCACGAGGACGTCCACCCAAGCAGCCCAAGCGCGGCCCTGTCGCTACACAGCGCGAGAGACTCGGCGCATTAGACGGCAATCAGACGGCTGCACGCTCGTcacctgcgccgccgtcgtcccgcGCCGACCAGTTCTTCGCCAGCATCCCACCTGAGCTGCGACCTGACCACATGTCCAAAGAGCATGCGCAGAAGCTGCTCCAGAGCCCAGCGTTCCTCCGCATGCTCGAGAAGATCACCGGCACGCCGATGCTCGCCCTTGCTCAAAAGGAAGCCCGCAAGTCGCAAGAAGCACCCCCGACGCCAAAGTGCTGGAACTGCGGCACCATCAAGAGCACGGTGTGGCGTACGAGAAACAACGATGAGGGAGAGAGCGTGCGCGTTTGCAACGCTTGTGGACTCTACTATAACAAGACCAAGATGATGAGGCCGCCCAGCCTCTGGTCATCGGTTGACACCCCTACTGGCCTCGACAGGACGCTGCTcccgcgctcggccgctGGAGAGGCAAGCACCTTCAAGCGGACATTGACCATGGTCGCGGAAAAGGATGCGCAGCGCATCGCCAACATGCGCGCCACGAGATCACGAGCCTCTTCTTCGCTGCCTGCCATTCCCCGTGCCATGCCCATgacctcgcctcctcgcggcccGGCACCACTTCCAAAGAATGTTCGCAACGCCAAGTTTGCCGGTACGACGGCTGTGGCTGCCAGCTCCCCAGGCGGCTGGGTCGACGCTGGGCCATCATCGTGCCCGCCCTCGGGGCCCgttgccgcggccgacgacaacacGATCGACCCCAACGCCAGCCCAAACACCAATCTTCGCCGCATCTTTGGGGACGCAATGCCCAGCCTCGCCATGCCActcagcgacgacggtgccggcACAGCCGAGAGCCACACAGGATGGAACGCCGATCTGTCGGCGTTcttcgacgtcgacggcttCTCGATGGCGCCTGGGACGTCGCACAAGTCGATCGCCAAGTCGCCTGCTCTCCGCTCCCAGGCCGACATCAAGGGCGTATCGTCTGCCCTTCGTGGGCGGGACATCGACCTCGGCATGGCACCCACGAGCATGGCTGCGAGCTCAGAGGACGACGTCTTCTCGCAGCTCTTCCAGCGCACTTCATCAGTCGgcaacctcgacgcgtcggatCTCGGGCACCAGCCATCCGACACGCCGGAGCCGTTCGACTTTTCGCAGCTGccaccgagctcgccgccgtccatgCCGTCCAACCTGCCACACTCGGCTCTGCTCCTCTCTAGCCCTGGTGGATCGCCAATGGACATCAGCCCGCGGCCCGAGAGCGAGGCAGGCTCTCGTGTGAGCCCGCCGGCGCTATCTGGCCTCCGTCACTCCGTGCACGCGGACGACGCCaacgaggaggtcgaccaGAAGCCGGTGATCTCGGCTGGAGATCAGGAAATCCAGGACCTACTGTCCAAGCTCGCGTCCAACGGCAAGAtgagcgacgagctgctcgccctcTTCAACGCGTTCCCCGCCGCGTCCACGGCCTAG
- the KdelR gene encoding ER lumen protein-retaining receptor yields the protein MNIFRFLGDLSHLASIFILLHKMTTSRSCRGISFKSQALYLAVFVSRYLDLFWAFHSLYNTLMKLFFIGATGYTLYLMKYRYRATQDPALDTFKLVWILAPVTVLALIFNYEFSFAEIMWSFSIWLESVAILPQLFMLQRTGEAETITTHYLAALGLYRGLYIPNWIYRYITEGQFDPIAVTAGIIQTAIYADFGYIYVTKVLRGQKFELPA from the exons atgAACATCTTCCGCTTCCTCG GCGACCTGTCGCACCTCGCGTCAATCTTCATCCTCTTGCACAAGatgacgacgtcgcgctcgtgccgcggTATCAGCTTCAAGTCGCAGGCGCTCTACCTCGCCGTCTTTGTCTCGCGCTACCTCGACCTCTTCTGGGCCTTCCACAGCCTGTACAACACGCTCATGAAGCTCTTCTTCATCGGCGCGACAGGCTACACCCTCTACCTCATGAAGTACCGCTACCGCGCGACCCAGgaccccgcgctcgacacgttcAAGCTCGTGTGGATCCTCGCGCCGGTTACCGTCCTCGCTCTCATCTTCAACTACGAGTTCTCGTTCGCCGAGATCATGTGGTCGTTCTCCATCTGGCTCGAGTCGGTCGCCATCCTCCCCCAGCTCTTCATGCTCCAGCGTACTGGCGAGGCGGAGACCATCACCACCCACTACCTCGCCGCTCTCGGTCTCTACCGTGGTCTCTACATCCCCAACTGGATCTACCG CTACATCACCGAGGGCCAGTTTGACCCCATCGCTGTCACCGCTGGTATCATCCAGACAGCAATCTACGCCGACTTTGGTTACATT TACGTCACCAAGGTCCTCCGCGGACAGAAGTTTGAGCTCCCCGCATAg